The Meiothermus ruber DSM 1279 genome includes the window TCTCGGGCGGGGTGGGGGTTGGTTCAGGGGTGGTCTCAGCCGGCGGCGTGGGGTTGGTTGTGGGGCCATCTGGCGCGCTGCCGGGGTCGGTTTGGAAGTTGTTGAGCGGGTTGGGAATGGTACCCGAGGTGAGCAGGTTGGGGCTGCTGCTGTTCAGCAGTACGATGCTGCCAAAGCCGGTAAGCACCAGCAGCACGGCCAGACCGGCGCTCCAACCTGCCAGGCGGCTCCGGAGGTTCAACAGGGCCCAGACCAGCAGCAGCACCCCCAGGATGCCCAGCCCCCAGAAGACGGTTGTGCCGTACTGCTGGTGCAGCCAGGCCCCGCCCAGCCCAGCCAGGCCCAGCACCAAACCAAAGCCCAGCCAGGCCAGCCCACCGCGCGGTAGGCGGGTGAGGCCCCAGAGCATAATAAGCACGCCCAGAATGCCCAGAATCCAGAGTAAGAGTGCGTTCATGCCAGCTCCTTTCGTAGATTGCTCGAGGTGGGGTTGGCACCGACGGCCACAAGATCACCTGTTTAGACTCTAACACCTGCGGCCAGGGCATGGTGTAATCCCGGTCGCGGGCCAGCAAGCCTCTTAGGGCAACGGTATACTTGAGCCACTATGAAGCTCGTACGGTTCGACGCAGGTCAATGGGGGGTACTGGAA containing:
- a CDS encoding PEGA domain-containing protein, which encodes MNALLLWILGILGVLIMLWGLTRLPRGGLAWLGFGLVLGLAGLGGAWLHQQYGTTVFWGLGILGVLLLVWALLNLRSRLAGWSAGLAVLLVLTGFGSIVLLNSSSPNLLTSGTIPNPLNNFQTDPGSAPDGPTTNPTPPAETTPEPTPTPPETDPSQPATEPSPSPAEPAPTAPVASGSVREVDPACPCLLSVRVKAPNPTVRILQDGTEVASSKLEYSSFSLEAGDYTLQVEAPGYRTLSTLINVPRNKNLEVELAQ